The Saccharothrix variisporea genome has a segment encoding these proteins:
- a CDS encoding DUF6104 family protein — MYFTDRGIEELESRRGEEEVTLAWLADRLRAFVDANPEFETAVERLATYLARDDQDDFED, encoded by the coding sequence ATGTACTTCACCGACCGCGGCATCGAGGAGCTGGAAAGCCGGCGAGGCGAGGAAGAAGTGACCCTCGCCTGGCTGGCCGACCGCCTCCGAGCCTTCGTGGACGCGAACCCGGAGTTCGAAACGGCCGTCGAACGCCTGGCCACGTACCTGGCACGCGACGACCAGGACGACTTCGAGGACTGA